A genomic region of Papaver somniferum cultivar HN1 chromosome 7, ASM357369v1, whole genome shotgun sequence contains the following coding sequences:
- the LOC113294249 gene encoding plasma membrane ATPase 4-like gives MSHRGSGLLEILYARCCNSYSRRYQSSLTGESLSVTKNPSDEVSSGSTCKQGELEAVVIATGVHTFSGKAAHLVDSTNQVGHFQKVLTAIGNFCIYSIALGKLGELEAVVIATGVHTFFGKAAHLVDSTNQVGHFQKVLRDGRWSEQDATILVPGDIISIKLGYIVPADARFLEGDQSALTGESLPVTKNPSDEVFSGSTCSYCYW, from the exons ATGTCGCACAGAGGTTCAGGTCTCCTTGAAATTTTGTACG CAAGATGCTGCAATTCTTATTCCAGGAGATATCAATCTTCTCTTACTGGAGAATCTCTCTCAGTTACTAAGAACCCATCTGACGAGGTGTCCTCTGGTTCAACCTGTAAACAAGGAGAGCTTGAAGCCGTTGTTATTGCAACTGGAGTGCACACTTTCTCTGGCAAGGCTGCACATTTAGTTGACAGTACTAACCAAGTTGGCCATTTCCAGAAGGTTCTTACTGCTATTGGTAACTTCTGTATCTATTCGATCGCACTCG GTAAACTAGGAGAGCTTGAAGCCGTTGTTATTGCAACTGGAGTGCACACTTTCTTTGGGAAGGCTGCACATTTAGTTGACAGTACTAACCAAGTTGGCCATTTCCAGAAG GTACTTAGAGATGGTCGTTGGAGTGAGCAAGATGCCACAATTCTTGTTCCTGGAGATATCATCAGCATCAAACTGGGGTACATCGTCCCAGCTGATGCTCGTTTTCTAGAGGGTGATCAATCTGCTCTTACTGGAGAATCTCTCCCAGTTACTAAGAACCCATCTGACGAGGTGTTCTCTGGTTCAACCT GTTCTTACTGCTATTGGTAA
- the LOC113296478 gene encoding probable ribose-5-phosphate isomerase 3, chloroplastic has protein sequence MAAASSLQSRTSSLKSSSHSIYNNGISRLILDTPPSTLKLHHHTQSSLSIKAFSSPSPTPILTQDDFKKIAADKAVEYVRSGMVLGLGTGSTAAFVVSKIGELLKSGELEDIVGIPTSKRTYEQALSLGIPLSVLDDRPVLDLSIDGADEVDPDLNLVKGRGGALLREKMVEAASEKFVVVVDDTKLVDGLGGSGLAVPVEVVQFCWKYNLVKLQELFNGEGCEAKLRIDGDGKPYVTDNANFIVDLYFKTPIRDGLAAGKEISSFQGVVEHGLFLDMATAVIIAGKEGISVKSK, from the coding sequence ATGGCTGCTGCCTCATCTCTGCAATCTCGCACATCCTCTCTGAAATCCTCCTCCCATTCCATCTACAACAATGGAATCAGTAGACTTATCCTAGACACACCACCGTCAACCCTTAAACTGCACCACCACACTCAATCATCCCTATCAATCAAAGCATTTTCATCACCATCTCCAACTCCAATCCTAACTCAAGATGACTTCAAAAAAATAGCAGCAGATAAAGCTGTTGAATATGTACGCAGCGGAATGGTTCTTGGTCTTGGTACTGGATCTACAGCTGCTTTTGTTGTATCAAAAATTGGTGAATTGCTTAAATCTGGTGAACTTGAAGACATAGTTGGTATACCTACTTCAAAAAGAACCTATGAACAAGCGTTGTCTCTAGGTATTCCATTATCTGTTCTTGATGATCGTCCAGTTCTTGATTTGTCTATTGATGGTGCTGATGAAGTTGATCCAGATCTGAATCTAGTTAAAGGGCGAGGTGGTGCGTTATTAAGAGAGAAAatggttgaagcagcttctgagaaatttgttgttgtggttgatgaTACTAAATTAGTTGATGGTCTTGGTGGTAGTGGATTAGCTGTGCCTGTTGAAGTTGTGCAATTTTGTTGGAAATATAATTTGGTTAAGTTACAGGAATTGTTTAATGGAGAGGGCTGTGAAGCTAAATTGAGAATTGATGGGGATGGGAAGCCTTATGTTACTGATAATGCTAATTTTATTGTTGATTTGTATTTTAAGACACCAATTAGAGATGGATTAGCAGCTGGTAAAGAGATCTCGTCGTTCCAAGGTGTTGTTGAACATGGATTGTTTCTGGATATGGCTACTGCTGTTATTATTGCTGGCAAAGAAGGGATTAGTGTTAAAAGCAAGTGA